A single genomic interval of Zobellia nedashkovskayae harbors:
- a CDS encoding VPS10 domain-containing protein, giving the protein MKSSILPCLMLFYLMAFGQIESTSKDSIQKALQLKEQMAAKSLVQHLKLKNIGPSVMSGRIVDLDVNPNNPIEFYAAYASGGLWYTNNNGTSFSPVMDSSQTQNIGDIAVHWKTGTIWVGTGENNASRSSYAGIGILKSTDQGKTWQNMGLQDSHHIGRILINNDNPNEVVIGVIGHLYSKNTARGIYKTIDGGKTWQKTLFISDTAGIIDVAQAPESFNVLYAAAWEKDRKAWDFLGSGNDSSIYKSTDGGNSWKKISNDGSGFPTGHGVGRIGLAVFDENTIYALLDNQNHREKTEESEEKSNELSKEDFKAMSEADFLKLDDKKLNAFLKTNNFQEKYRAENIKQMIRSGVAKPYDITKYLENANTVLFDTPVIGAEVYKSTDGGKTWKKQNEDFIDGLLYSYGYYFGEIRVDPNDVNKIYLGGVPIIKSADAGKTYTSINGDNVHADHHALWVNPKMPGHLINGNDGGINISYDDGANWIKNNSPSVGQFYAINVDNQEPYHVYGGLQDNGVWEGPHNAEENSKWHQTGHYPWKSLMGGDGMQIQIDSRNHNTVYTGYQFGNYYRIDKNTEKRHYIQPKHELGENPYRFNWQTPILLSPHNQDILYLGGNKLHRSMNQGDDWEVISPDLTHGGKKGNVAYGTLTTLSESPFTFGVLYTGSDDGLVNVSKDGGAHWENIIKNIDLSQFAALKKVQKEANLWVSRVVASKHKKERVYLALNGYRWDDFTPYIFKSDDYGKTWITISTGIPNSPVNVIIEDPENENLLFVGTDNGLYTSFNQGFSWESLQNGMPNVAVHDLVIQSEAKHLLIGTHGRSIYKADISALQKMTPELLKKELVVFELDDIKHSKNWGNPPGSWAKANTPGLDITFYSAQPNSYEAVIKSDEGIIVSETELKADKGLNVLSYDLSFTDSGKAAYEKKNKIDLKSAEDGKTYLTKGTYTVHLKGKGNQSEVSFTIE; this is encoded by the coding sequence ATGAAATCTTCTATCCTTCCTTGCCTTATGCTTTTTTATTTAATGGCCTTTGGTCAAATAGAATCCACGTCCAAAGATAGTATTCAAAAGGCGCTTCAACTTAAAGAACAGATGGCCGCCAAATCATTGGTGCAGCATCTAAAATTGAAAAACATTGGCCCATCGGTAATGAGCGGGAGGATAGTAGATTTAGATGTAAACCCAAACAACCCAATTGAATTTTACGCAGCCTACGCCAGTGGAGGGTTGTGGTATACCAATAACAATGGCACATCCTTTTCTCCTGTAATGGACTCCTCACAAACCCAGAACATCGGTGACATAGCTGTACATTGGAAAACGGGCACTATTTGGGTGGGGACAGGTGAAAATAATGCCTCTAGATCTTCTTATGCAGGTATCGGTATTTTAAAATCTACAGACCAAGGCAAAACTTGGCAGAATATGGGATTACAAGATTCACACCATATTGGTCGTATCCTTATAAATAATGATAATCCTAATGAAGTGGTAATAGGTGTTATAGGGCATCTCTATTCTAAGAATACAGCACGGGGTATCTACAAAACTATTGACGGAGGCAAAACTTGGCAAAAAACCTTGTTTATTAGCGATACTGCGGGAATAATAGATGTTGCTCAAGCTCCCGAAAGCTTTAATGTTCTATATGCCGCAGCATGGGAAAAGGATAGAAAAGCATGGGATTTTCTAGGCAGCGGTAATGACTCTAGTATCTATAAGAGTACGGATGGAGGAAATTCTTGGAAGAAAATATCTAATGACGGAAGTGGTTTCCCTACTGGACATGGTGTAGGCAGAATTGGTTTAGCTGTCTTTGATGAGAATACCATTTATGCTCTTCTGGATAACCAAAATCATCGTGAGAAAACTGAAGAGTCCGAAGAGAAATCCAATGAATTATCAAAAGAAGATTTTAAAGCGATGTCAGAAGCTGATTTTCTTAAACTTGATGACAAGAAGCTCAATGCTTTTCTCAAAACCAATAATTTTCAAGAAAAGTATCGTGCCGAAAATATAAAGCAAATGATACGCAGTGGTGTGGCCAAACCCTATGACATCACCAAATACCTAGAAAATGCAAATACTGTACTATTTGATACTCCAGTAATAGGTGCCGAGGTTTATAAAAGCACCGATGGCGGAAAAACATGGAAAAAACAGAACGAAGATTTTATTGATGGTTTGCTCTATAGTTATGGTTACTATTTTGGAGAAATACGAGTAGACCCCAATGACGTAAATAAAATATACTTGGGTGGCGTACCTATTATTAAATCAGCAGATGCCGGTAAAACCTATACGTCTATAAATGGAGACAATGTTCATGCGGATCACCATGCGTTATGGGTAAATCCGAAAATGCCTGGTCATTTAATAAATGGAAATGACGGTGGAATCAACATCTCTTATGACGATGGTGCAAACTGGATAAAAAACAACTCGCCTTCCGTTGGTCAGTTTTATGCCATAAATGTAGATAACCAAGAACCGTATCATGTATATGGTGGCTTACAGGATAATGGCGTTTGGGAAGGACCTCATAATGCCGAAGAAAATAGCAAATGGCATCAAACTGGCCATTACCCATGGAAATCACTTATGGGCGGTGACGGTATGCAGATTCAAATTGATAGTCGGAACCATAATACAGTCTATACGGGATATCAATTCGGAAACTATTATCGCATTGACAAAAATACAGAGAAGCGACATTACATTCAGCCCAAACATGAATTGGGTGAAAACCCGTATAGATTCAATTGGCAAACACCCATTCTGCTGTCTCCGCATAATCAAGATATTCTGTATTTAGGTGGCAATAAATTACACCGGTCTATGAACCAAGGTGATGATTGGGAAGTCATTTCTCCTGATTTGACACATGGCGGAAAGAAAGGGAACGTAGCTTATGGCACGCTTACAACTTTATCAGAATCTCCATTCACCTTTGGGGTATTGTATACAGGAAGTGATGATGGTCTCGTAAATGTTTCCAAGGATGGCGGGGCTCATTGGGAAAATATTATTAAGAATATTGACTTGTCTCAATTTGCAGCCCTTAAAAAGGTTCAAAAAGAGGCGAATCTTTGGGTGAGCAGAGTTGTCGCTTCCAAACACAAAAAAGAACGGGTTTATCTTGCTCTAAACGGTTACCGTTGGGATGATTTTACACCTTATATTTTTAAGAGCGATGACTATGGCAAAACCTGGATAACCATTTCAACAGGCATTCCTAATTCGCCTGTTAATGTAATTATTGAAGACCCTGAAAACGAAAACCTTCTTTTTGTTGGAACGGATAATGGTCTTTATACCTCTTTTAATCAAGGATTTTCCTGGGAAAGCTTGCAAAACGGAATGCCCAATGTGGCAGTGCATGATTTGGTTATTCAATCTGAGGCCAAACACCTCTTAATTGGCACACATGGGCGAAGTATCTACAAAGCAGATATTTCCGCTTTGCAAAAGATGACTCCTGAACTTCTCAAAAAGGAATTGGTTGTTTTTGAGCTAGATGATATTAAACATTCCAAAAATTGGGGTAACCCACCGGGTTCTTGGGCAAAAGCCAATACACCCGGTCTTGATATCACTTTTTATAGTGCCCAACCAAATTCTTATGAGGCTGTAATTAAATCGGATGAAGGTATTATAGTAAGTGAAACCGAGCTCAAAGCTGACAAAGGATTAAACGTACTTTCATACGATTTGTCCTTTACAGATAGTGGAAAAGCAGCTTATGAAAAAAAGAATAAAATTGATTTAAAATCAGCAGAAGACGGAAAGACTTATTTAACAAAAGGCACTTATACAGTTCACTTAAAAGGGAAAGGAAACCAATCTGAAGTATCTTTCACTATTGAATAA
- a CDS encoding type 1 glutamine amidotransferase domain-containing protein, translated as MKRIAILATNGFEESELKSPKEAMEKEGFNVDIVSLESGEIKGWADGNWSNSYKVDKTIDQVTAEDYNALMLPGGVINPDKLRREEKVLTFVRDFFKQEKPVAAICHASWTLISADVVKGRKMTSFNSIKDDLVNAGANWVDEEVVVDQGFVTSRNPDDLPAFNSKLIEEIKEGKHEEQHA; from the coding sequence ATGAAGAGGATAGCAATTTTAGCTACAAATGGATTTGAAGAAAGCGAATTAAAATCTCCAAAAGAGGCCATGGAAAAAGAAGGTTTTAATGTAGATATCGTAAGTCTGGAATCAGGAGAGATAAAAGGATGGGCCGATGGTAATTGGTCTAACTCGTACAAAGTGGATAAAACCATAGATCAAGTAACTGCGGAAGATTATAATGCATTAATGTTACCTGGTGGAGTTATCAATCCTGATAAACTAAGAAGAGAAGAGAAAGTATTAACCTTTGTAAGAGATTTTTTTAAGCAAGAGAAGCCTGTAGCGGCAATATGTCATGCATCATGGACGCTTATTAGTGCAGATGTTGTAAAAGGCCGTAAAATGACTAGTTTTAATTCTATTAAGGATGATTTGGTAAATGCCGGAGCAAACTGGGTAGATGAAGAAGTGGTAGTAGACCAAGGTTTTGTAACAAGTAGGAACCCGGATGATTTACCGGCCTTTAATTCTAAATTGATTGAAGAAATCAAAGAAGGTAAGCACGAAGAGCAGCACGCATAA
- a CDS encoding very short patch repair endonuclease gives MSKDYSIERIKVPRFNEESGFYTTPQRSKIMSKIKGKNTKPELAFRKALYAAGYRYRIDYKKLIGRPDIVLKKYKTVIFVDGEYWHGYNWEERKPKVKTNREFWIAKIERNIQRDQEVNEELDRLGYKVFRFWETEVKKELDRCLDEVTQYLE, from the coding sequence ATGTCCAAAGACTATTCCATAGAACGTATTAAAGTACCTCGGTTCAATGAAGAATCGGGTTTCTACACCACACCCCAGCGCTCTAAGATTATGAGTAAGATTAAGGGGAAGAATACGAAGCCAGAACTTGCTTTTAGAAAAGCGCTCTATGCAGCGGGTTACCGGTATCGCATAGACTACAAAAAACTTATTGGTAGACCTGATATTGTCTTAAAAAAATACAAGACGGTCATATTTGTAGATGGCGAATATTGGCACGGTTACAATTGGGAAGAACGAAAACCCAAAGTAAAGACCAACCGCGAATTTTGGATTGCTAAAATAGAACGGAACATACAACGTGATCAAGAAGTGAACGAAGAACTGGATCGTTTGGGTTATAAGGTATTCCGATTTTGGGAGACCGAAGTAAAGAAGGAGCTGGATAGATGCTTAGACGAAGTAACCCAATATTTAGAATAG
- a CDS encoding succinate dehydrogenase/fumarate reductase iron-sulfur subunit yields MKLNLKIWRQKDAKSQGQIVDYPIKGIEGDMSFLEMMDVLNEELINKGEEPVQFDHDCREGICGACSLQINGEPHGPDRLVTTCQLHMRKFNDGDTIVIEPFRATAFPVITDLIVDRSSFDRIQQAGGYISVNTSGNTVDANAIPINKHAADEAMDAATCIGCGACVAACKNASAMLFTSAKVSQFALLPQGQVEAVDRVQNMVRQMDLEGFGNCTNTGACEVECPKGISLENIARLNREYMSATTKG; encoded by the coding sequence ATGAAGCTTAATTTAAAAATATGGCGTCAAAAAGATGCTAAGTCCCAAGGTCAGATAGTAGACTACCCTATTAAGGGTATTGAAGGCGATATGTCTTTTCTTGAAATGATGGACGTTCTTAACGAAGAGTTGATCAACAAAGGAGAAGAGCCAGTACAATTTGATCACGATTGCCGTGAAGGTATTTGTGGTGCTTGTTCATTGCAGATCAATGGTGAACCTCATGGGCCTGACCGTTTAGTAACCACGTGTCAATTGCACATGCGTAAGTTTAACGATGGTGATACTATCGTTATTGAACCGTTCCGTGCTACGGCGTTTCCGGTAATAACAGATTTGATTGTAGATAGAAGCTCTTTTGATAGAATTCAGCAGGCAGGTGGTTATATTTCTGTAAACACTTCTGGTAATACGGTAGACGCGAATGCTATTCCTATTAACAAACACGCTGCAGATGAAGCTATGGATGCCGCTACCTGTATTGGTTGTGGAGCATGTGTAGCTGCTTGTAAAAACGCAAGTGCTATGTTGTTTACTTCTGCAAAAGTATCGCAGTTCGCTTTATTGCCTCAAGGGCAAGTAGAAGCAGTAGATCGTGTTCAAAATATGGTACGCCAAATGGATTTGGAAGGATTCGGAAACTGTACGAATACAGGCGCATGCGAAGTGGAATGTCCTAAAGGAATTTCTCTAGAGAACATTGCCCGTTTGAACCGCGAATATATGAGCGCGACTACAAAAGGATAA
- a CDS encoding fumarate reductase/succinate dehydrogenase flavoprotein subunit produces MGIMDSKVPKGPLAAKWTQHKNDINLVNPANKRNIDIIVVGTGLAGGSAAATLAELGYNVKTFCYQDSPRRAHSIAAQGGINAAKNYQGDGDSAYRLFYDTIKGGDYRSREANVYRLAEESTNIIDQCVAQGVPFAREYGGLLDNRSFGGVLVSRTFYAKGQTGQQLLLGAYSAMNRQINRGKIQSFNRHEMMDMVLVDGKARGIIARDLVTGKIERHSAHAVVLATGGYGNVFFLSTNAMGSNVMAAWRAHRRGAFFANPCFTQIHPTCIPVSGDHQSKLTLMSESLRNDGRIWVPKRMDDAIAIREGKLKPIQLKEEDRDYYLERRYPAFGNLVPRDVASRAAKERCDAGFGVNKTGEAVYLDFAAAIQRYGTEEALTQGIKNADDKEITRLGKAVIEAKYGNLFQMYEKIVDENPYETPMMIYPAVHYTMGGLWVDYNLQTTIEGCYCAGEANFSDHGANRLGASALMQGLADGYFVLPYTIGDYLSKDIRTGAIPTDSPEFDDAEKSVQDRLDKLMAGSGQNSVDFYHKKLGKIMWDKCGMARNAKDLQDAIDEISALRTDFWANVKIPGKAEGMNQELEKAGRVADFLELGELFAKDALTRNESCGGHFREEYQTPEGEALRDDENFKFVSAWEYKGEPKDAVLHKEELKYENIELKTRSYK; encoded by the coding sequence ATGGGCATAATGGATTCAAAAGTTCCAAAAGGCCCGTTGGCCGCTAAATGGACTCAACATAAAAATGATATTAATCTTGTAAACCCTGCTAACAAACGTAATATTGATATTATAGTTGTTGGAACTGGACTTGCAGGTGGTTCTGCCGCTGCTACTCTAGCAGAATTAGGTTATAACGTAAAAACTTTTTGTTACCAAGATTCACCACGTAGAGCGCACTCTATTGCAGCTCAAGGTGGAATTAACGCAGCAAAAAACTATCAAGGGGATGGTGATAGTGCCTACCGCCTTTTTTATGATACTATAAAAGGGGGCGATTATCGTTCTCGTGAAGCTAACGTATATAGGTTAGCAGAAGAATCTACTAATATTATTGACCAATGTGTTGCACAAGGGGTTCCTTTTGCAAGAGAATACGGTGGGCTGTTAGATAACCGTTCTTTTGGAGGTGTATTGGTGTCACGTACTTTTTATGCTAAAGGACAAACAGGACAGCAACTTTTATTAGGTGCTTATTCTGCAATGAACAGGCAAATTAATCGTGGAAAAATCCAATCGTTCAACCGTCATGAAATGATGGATATGGTTCTTGTTGATGGAAAAGCAAGAGGAATCATTGCACGTGACTTGGTTACGGGTAAAATTGAACGTCACTCTGCTCACGCAGTTGTTTTGGCAACAGGAGGTTACGGAAACGTATTTTTCTTGTCTACTAACGCAATGGGTAGTAATGTAATGGCAGCTTGGAGAGCACACCGTAGAGGAGCTTTCTTTGCTAATCCATGTTTTACACAAATTCACCCTACTTGTATTCCGGTCTCTGGTGATCATCAATCTAAACTGACTTTAATGTCAGAGTCGCTTCGTAATGACGGACGTATTTGGGTTCCAAAACGTATGGATGATGCAATCGCAATTAGGGAAGGTAAGTTGAAACCTATTCAGCTTAAAGAAGAAGATCGTGATTATTACTTAGAAAGAAGATATCCTGCCTTTGGAAACTTGGTTCCTCGTGATGTTGCATCACGTGCCGCTAAGGAACGTTGTGATGCTGGTTTTGGCGTTAATAAAACTGGTGAGGCCGTTTATTTGGATTTTGCTGCTGCAATTCAGCGTTACGGTACCGAAGAAGCGCTTACACAAGGTATCAAGAATGCAGATGATAAGGAAATTACACGTTTAGGTAAAGCTGTTATTGAAGCTAAATACGGAAACCTTTTTCAGATGTACGAGAAAATCGTTGACGAAAACCCGTATGAAACTCCAATGATGATATACCCTGCAGTTCACTATACAATGGGTGGTCTTTGGGTTGATTATAACTTACAGACAACTATAGAGGGATGTTATTGTGCAGGTGAAGCTAACTTTAGTGATCACGGTGCTAACCGTTTGGGTGCTTCGGCATTGATGCAAGGTTTGGCCGATGGTTATTTTGTTTTACCTTACACTATAGGTGATTACCTTTCTAAAGATATTAGAACTGGTGCTATCCCAACAGATTCTCCAGAATTTGATGATGCTGAGAAATCTGTTCAAGATAGATTAGATAAATTAATGGCTGGTAGCGGTCAGAATTCAGTTGATTTTTATCACAAGAAATTGGGTAAAATCATGTGGGATAAATGTGGTATGGCAAGGAATGCGAAAGATTTGCAAGATGCAATCGATGAGATTTCTGCTTTACGAACTGATTTCTGGGCGAATGTGAAAATTCCAGGGAAAGCAGAAGGCATGAACCAAGAATTGGAAAAAGCAGGTCGTGTGGCCGATTTTCTAGAGCTTGGCGAACTGTTCGCTAAAGATGCACTTACAAGAAACGAATCTTGTGGAGGTCATTTCCGGGAAGAGTATCAGACTCCTGAAGGTGAGGCTTTACGTGATGATGAGAACTTTAAGTTTGTTTCCGCTTGGGAATATAAAGGTGAGCCTAAAGATGCAGTTTTGCATAAGGAGGAGTTGAAGTACGAGAATATTGAGTTGAAGACAAGAAGTTATAAATAA
- a CDS encoding succinate dehydrogenase cytochrome b subunit produces MSGLIKSSIARKVVMALSGLFLVFFLGQHFVINITSVIAPDTFNEWSHFMGYNVLVQYLLQPVLIAGVIVHFAMGIALELKNNKARAVKYKQYNGGANASWMSRNMIITGLVVLAFLGLHMYDFWIQEISYKYIAMNPEDPTRYLEETVHKFEPFWRTIIYVISFVLLALHLWHGFASSFQTVGLNNKYSAGIQTFTKIYSIAIPLGFIFIALYHHFNPLTH; encoded by the coding sequence ATGAGCGGATTGATAAAATCTTCGATTGCCCGAAAAGTGGTCATGGCCCTATCGGGTCTTTTTTTGGTCTTTTTCCTTGGGCAGCACTTTGTGATTAACATTACATCTGTAATTGCACCCGATACTTTTAACGAGTGGTCGCATTTTATGGGCTATAACGTTTTGGTGCAATATCTCTTGCAGCCTGTACTTATAGCTGGTGTAATCGTTCACTTTGCTATGGGTATTGCACTTGAGCTAAAGAACAATAAAGCACGAGCAGTAAAGTACAAACAGTATAACGGAGGTGCCAATGCTTCTTGGATGTCTAGGAACATGATTATTACCGGTTTGGTAGTTCTTGCTTTCCTAGGTTTGCACATGTATGACTTTTGGATACAAGAAATATCCTATAAGTACATTGCAATGAACCCAGAAGATCCAACGCGTTACCTTGAGGAAACAGTTCATAAATTTGAGCCTTTCTGGCGTACAATTATTTATGTGATTTCTTTTGTTTTGCTAGCATTGCATTTATGGCATGGTTTCGCTTCGTCTTTTCAGACGGTAGGTTTGAACAACAAGTATTCTGCGGGCATTCAAACGTTCACAAAAATATATTCTATAGCCATTCCTTTAGGATTTATATTTATCGCTCTTTACCATCATTTTAACCCACTAACACATTAA
- a CDS encoding RimK family alpha-L-glutamate ligase — protein MNIGLLSVSMNVYSTQRIADEAKKLGHHIEWVDHTKCSIKIGGIKPQVLFRQENILDSFDAIIPRIGANVTRHGASVVNQFEMNKVFSTANSASISKARNKAKTLQLMSNCGIPIPETLFSIDPDNIEQQIDLLGGTPMIIKIQEGTHGLGVILAETKKSAKSIIDTFYKMDTNILMQEFIEESNGEDIRVFVIGDKVVASMKRTSGNDEFRSNLHRGGKTSAVKLTPNEELMAINAAKYIRLGVAGVDLIRSKKGPLLIEVNASPGLQGIEAATGINVAKEIIQFVEQNCREK, from the coding sequence ATGAACATTGGACTTCTTTCCGTAAGCATGAATGTCTATTCAACCCAAAGGATAGCTGATGAAGCCAAAAAACTAGGCCACCATATAGAATGGGTAGACCATACCAAATGTTCCATAAAAATAGGCGGCATCAAACCTCAAGTTCTCTTTAGACAAGAAAATATTCTAGATTCTTTTGATGCCATCATACCCCGTATTGGCGCTAATGTCACACGTCATGGTGCATCTGTCGTCAATCAATTTGAAATGAACAAGGTTTTTAGCACTGCCAACTCCGCTAGTATTTCCAAAGCCAGAAACAAAGCAAAGACGCTACAGCTTATGTCAAATTGCGGAATTCCAATCCCAGAAACCTTATTTTCTATAGACCCAGATAATATTGAGCAACAAATAGACTTATTAGGGGGCACACCAATGATTATTAAAATACAGGAAGGGACCCATGGACTAGGTGTTATTCTTGCCGAAACCAAGAAATCGGCTAAATCTATAATCGATACTTTTTATAAGATGGATACTAATATTCTTATGCAAGAGTTCATTGAGGAAAGCAATGGCGAAGATATTCGTGTATTTGTAATTGGTGATAAGGTGGTAGCGAGTATGAAACGTACCAGCGGGAACGACGAGTTTCGCTCCAATTTACATCGCGGAGGGAAAACTTCTGCAGTAAAATTAACTCCCAATGAAGAATTAATGGCAATTAATGCTGCTAAATACATAAGATTAGGAGTAGCTGGCGTAGATTTGATCCGTTCAAAAAAAGGCCCTTTGTTGATAGAGGTGAATGCGTCTCCAGGGCTTCAAGGTATTGAAGCGGCTACTGGTATAAACGTTGCTAAGGAGATAATACAGTTTGTAGAACAAAACTGTAGGGAAAAATAA
- a CDS encoding succinylglutamate desuccinylase/aspartoacylase family protein, whose amino-acid sequence METNKTITIEGENVKPGESKLLNISIDRLPTGTLIDIPVYVFNSKKPGPTLLIQAGLHGDEINGIEIVRRMMTEKRFNVTSGAVIAVPILNIFGFIHYSRDVPDGKDVNRSFPGSKTGSMAGRIAYHYTSAILSQVDFGIDLHTGGGQRHNFPQIRYTDNDERSEQLAKVFNAPISFSSKLIKGSFRNAAHQLKIPTVVFEAGESMRFDDYSIIEGMQGVLNVMKHFGMIETIEPKYIERNKTVHLDDRKWLRAPTAGMFIPKTENGSKIKKGQILGIVSGPYAKRSKIVKAPMDGLVFCINHQAVVNRGDALFHIGVPTNEGVIQADR is encoded by the coding sequence ATGGAAACCAACAAAACCATCACCATAGAAGGTGAAAATGTAAAACCAGGTGAGTCTAAGCTTTTAAATATTAGCATTGACAGACTTCCTACGGGAACACTAATTGACATTCCCGTATATGTTTTTAACTCCAAAAAACCAGGACCAACACTTTTAATACAAGCTGGTTTGCATGGTGACGAAATAAACGGAATAGAAATCGTACGGCGTATGATGACCGAAAAACGCTTTAACGTTACCAGTGGTGCTGTGATTGCAGTTCCCATTCTAAATATCTTTGGGTTTATTCATTATTCCAGAGATGTTCCTGACGGAAAAGACGTTAACCGGAGTTTTCCTGGTTCAAAAACAGGTTCCATGGCAGGACGTATTGCCTATCATTATACCTCAGCAATTCTTTCTCAAGTAGATTTTGGAATAGACTTGCACACCGGCGGAGGACAACGACACAACTTTCCTCAAATTAGATATACCGATAATGACGAACGCAGTGAACAACTGGCCAAAGTATTTAATGCGCCAATTTCCTTTTCATCAAAATTAATAAAAGGGTCTTTTAGAAATGCTGCGCATCAACTAAAAATACCTACTGTGGTGTTTGAGGCAGGCGAAAGTATGCGGTTTGATGATTACTCCATTATAGAAGGCATGCAAGGCGTGTTAAATGTAATGAAGCACTTTGGTATGATCGAAACAATAGAGCCAAAATACATTGAACGAAACAAAACGGTACATCTTGATGACCGAAAATGGTTGCGTGCACCTACTGCCGGTATGTTCATTCCTAAAACAGAAAATGGTAGTAAAATTAAAAAAGGGCAAATCCTAGGTATCGTATCCGGCCCCTATGCTAAACGAAGTAAAATCGTTAAAGCTCCTATGGACGGGTTGGTCTTTTGTATTAATCACCAAGCTGTAGTAAATAGAGGCGATGCGCTTTTTCATATTGGCGTGCCTACTAACGAAGGTGTGATACAAGCGGATAGATAA
- a CDS encoding DUF2721 domain-containing protein, giving the protein MELTLSIPALLFPAISLTMLAYNARYLAIAALIRQLHQKYEETSSPAIALQVKKLRKRLTIIKNMQASAIFSFLLAVITMTLIYVEFSFWANLVFGVSLLALMVSLMLSLVEVQLSTKALEIQLEDMEN; this is encoded by the coding sequence ATGGAACTGACCTTAAGTATACCTGCGCTACTTTTTCCGGCTATTTCATTGACCATGTTAGCCTATAATGCAAGATACTTGGCTATTGCAGCATTAATTAGGCAACTTCACCAGAAATATGAAGAAACATCATCGCCCGCCATTGCTTTGCAGGTAAAAAAGTTGCGAAAGCGGCTAACTATTATCAAGAACATGCAGGCATCGGCTATTTTCAGTTTTTTGTTAGCGGTGATTACGATGACTTTAATTTATGTTGAATTCAGCTTTTGGGCCAATCTGGTTTTTGGTGTCAGTCTTTTGGCACTAATGGTTTCTTTAATGTTGTCATTAGTAGAGGTTCAATTGTCTACTAAGGCACTTGAAATTCAGCTAGAGGATATGGAAAACTAA
- a CDS encoding ThuA domain-containing protein codes for MRNFRTLILLLTMTFVTNALFSQTSPSKKIKTLIVDGQNNHDEWPKITYMLKTDMENTGLFTVEVARSAFTWKGDKFISEFPIANLPKTEAKEEPQADPKYSPDFSKYDLVICNFGWNAAPWPEETQKKFEKYIKTGGGLVVFHAADNSFPEWGAYNQMIGLGGWGDRTEKDGPYVYYNDAGELIRDDSAGSAGAHGPQSEYQIQIREDHPITKGMPEVWLHTKDELYNSLRGPAENMVVLATAYSDPENKGTGRHEPALMALEYGKGRIFHNIMGHVDYSVECVGFMTSMLRGAEWAATGKVTQAIPEDFPTADETSSRKFKK; via the coding sequence ATGCGTAATTTCCGAACTTTAATTTTATTGCTTACGATGACTTTTGTCACAAATGCTCTTTTCTCTCAAACCTCTCCATCTAAAAAAATAAAAACACTTATTGTTGATGGTCAAAATAATCATGATGAGTGGCCGAAGATTACGTATATGTTGAAAACAGATATGGAGAACACGGGTTTGTTTACCGTTGAGGTGGCGCGTTCTGCATTTACGTGGAAAGGTGATAAGTTCATTTCTGAATTTCCAATAGCCAATCTTCCAAAAACCGAAGCTAAGGAAGAACCACAGGCAGATCCAAAGTATAGTCCGGATTTTTCAAAATACGATTTGGTGATTTGTAATTTTGGATGGAATGCTGCACCATGGCCGGAAGAAACGCAGAAGAAATTTGAAAAGTATATCAAAACGGGAGGTGGGTTAGTTGTTTTTCATGCAGCCGATAATTCGTTCCCTGAATGGGGAGCTTATAACCAAATGATTGGTTTGGGTGGTTGGGGAGACCGTACCGAAAAAGATGGCCCATATGTATATTATAATGATGCCGGTGAGTTAATCAGGGATGATTCTGCTGGAAGCGCAGGTGCTCATGGTCCACAAAGCGAATATCAAATTCAAATTAGAGAAGATCACCCAATTACCAAGGGAATGCCAGAAGTGTGGTTGCATACCAAAGATGAACTTTATAATAGCCTTCGTGGTCCCGCAGAAAATATGGTGGTTTTAGCAACTGCATATTCAGACCCTGAAAATAAAGGTACCGGCAGACATGAGCCAGCACTTATGGCTTTAGAGTATGGAAAAGGCCGTATTTTTCACAACATTATGGGTCATGTAGATTATTCGGTTGAGTGTGTTGGCTTTATGACCAGTATGCTTAGAGGAGCGGAATGGGCTGCTACCGGGAAGGTAACTCAAGCGATACCAGAAGATTTTCCAACTGCTGATGAAACAAGCTCAAGAAAGTTTAAAAAATAG